The following DNA comes from Tunturibacter psychrotolerans.
ACAATCGGGCACGCCCTACTTCTCGTTCAAGGATTTGGATGAAAACAAACCCTCCGGTTCTATCCGCATCCGTGTGGAGACAATCGACTACTTCCTACGTCGCTATCGCGAGGACATCGTTAAGCGACGCACAGCTGAAGTGGGTATCGAAGCTCAACTTGCGGCCTTCGAACAATCACTTCGAACTCAGGCAGGGAATTCCTACGAGATGGCAGTGGCAGGAGACTAGTTTTCGCGAGTGTCCACTCTCGCCAACCTAGAGATATGAACCCTAACGCTTGGTGCCAGTCACCGTTGGTATGCTGGCCGTGAATTGGTTAGCGCGATTCTCTAAACATAGTTGCACTTTCCAATATAAGGATGCCCGTGAAAGGATGGGGCATTCAGGTATAGGCATGTCGACGAAGACAAGAATTGAATCGCGCGTGGGTGCTATTGTTCTGGCTGCCGGCAGTTCCAGCCGCATGGGAGAAGCAAAGCAGCTTCTCCCATTGGCCGACAGTACCGTACTTGAGCGAACGCTTGGAAATCTTATTGGCTCCAACGTCGATGAGATTGTTCTTGTACTCGGCTCCTCGGCGGAGACGATCCGCGAACGGCTTGCAGAGTCGTCCACGAGACAACTGAGAATACTCGTGAATCCCGACTATGGTCAGGGAATGGCAACGTCACTACGGGCTGGGTTGGCCGTCTTGGATAAGAACATAAAAGCCGCGCTGATCGTGCTGGCGGATCAGCCATTCGTTCGGACGAAAACGTTCGATCGAATTATCGATCAATATCGACGATCCGATGCACAGATCGTGATCCCGATGTTTCAGGGTTTTCGCGGCAATCCTGTTCTTTTGGATCGTTCTGTCTTCCTTGAGGTTATGGCGCTTCGAGGAGATATCGGCTGCCGAGCGATCTTTGGGAATCACTTGGACAGGATAGTCAAAGAAGAAGTAAACGACGTAGGGATTCTCCTCGACATCGATAATAAGGACGACTACGAGCGACTTCGAGATTTCGGGCCGCTAGGGCCGCCTCCATCGTGGTTAGCAATGAAACTACGACACTCCGCTTCCTAGAAACTATCATTCGCGACTCGTCGTTACGGGCTCTCTCCGTGCCGTGGCGAGGCCGCCCGGCCACCAGTTCCAATCGCCTGCGATACGAAGGAGCGCGGGACCTATCACGATACGTACAAGTGTCGCGTCGATGAACACGGCAATCGCCAACGTAAATCCGATCATCTTGACCACCAGGAAATCTCCAATGGTGAAGGCCGCAAAGACCACGATCATGATTGCGGCGGCGCTCGTAATTAGGCCTGCGGTTCTAGCCATGCCCTCTGGAATCGCATCCATTTCACTGAGCCCGCTCCTTCTGGCTTCGAGAACGCGTGCGACCAGAAATACCTCATAGTCCATGCTTAATCCGAAGACGATGGCAAAGGCGACGATCGGAACAAGTGGAAACACGCTACCGGTTCCCCCAGGAACTCCCAGGAACCTGCTTCCGTGTCCGTCTTGGAAGACGAAAACTAATGCTCCGAAGGAGGCCGCGACCGACAGCAGGTTGAGTGCAATGGCCTTTAGGGCTGCGAAGATTGATCGAAAGCCACAGAGCAATGCAAGGAGCGTTCCCCCTACTACCAGCGCCGTTACCGACGGAAAGCGGTCTTTGATGATCGTTTCATAATCGGCGTTGAGTGCCGGGATGCCCCCGACGAGAAGGGTCGCTCCAGGCACGCCTGTGAGAGCTGGCGCGCCGGTCTTCCGAAGCTCCCGCACCCAAGTCACCTGGTCACGTAGGGAGACCGAACCCTTGGGTATCAGCTCAAGCAGCGCCGCCCGTCCGTCACTACTCAGAAACGTTCGACGCGTCTCTCGTGAGAGGCCATTAAGGGAAGACTGGTTGCCCTCCGCAAGCGTAGTGATAGAAATCACCCGGTCACAGCGAGGGTCGCTTGCGAGCCGCTTTGTGAGACGATCGAGCACATTCCACCCCGCGTCGGTTTGAGCGATGGAATCCGTTGGAAGTTCGACGATGACGCGCAGCGATTCAACAACGCCGTCTCGATCCATCTGTTCGAGGGTGTTGAGCGCATGGACTGATTCCGCTGTCTTCGGAAGCCAATCCCCTCTGGGGAGACTGGTATCCAGGTGTCTGGCCTGCCAGGCGAGCAAAAGCAAAGGAGTTCCTGCCACCAGGAGGGCAATCCAAGGATGCGCGACGATCACTTTCCCCCAGCGGCGCCAGCGGTCTCCCGTACGCGCGGCCCGATCGGCATCCAGCTTTGGAGTAAAGGGTAATCGGCCAAGGTTGATCCGGGTACCGAGTAAGGCCAAGACCGCCGGAACGAGGGTATTCGTAAGCAACACACTCATTCCTGCCACCAGGAATCCCGCGATACCGATGGAACGGATTTCGCTGATCGGAACCGTCAGGAGGGCTAGAAATCCAATGGCTACCGTTGATGCTGAAATCAATAGCGTGTGACCTGCCTGACGTGCCGCGATGACCGATGCCTCGGGTCCGCTGTGCCCGGCGGAGATCGCTTCGCGAAAGCGGCTGACCATGAGGAGCGCGTAGTCGATTCCCAGGCCCAGGCCAAGCATGGTGGCTAAATTCTGAACCAGAATGGACAAGTGCCAACGCTGGGCCAGCAAACCCGTAATCGCCAGTGTGGTCGCAATCGCAAGCTGGCCGACCGCCAATGGAATGAAGGCGGCCATCAGGCTTCCAAAAGCCAATAGAAGAAGTGCGAGCGTCGCGGGGATCACCAGCCTTTCGCCCCGTTGCACGTCGGCGGCGCTGGCTTTGCGGATGTCAAAATTCAGCGGAATTTCGCCTGTAAGCTCGAGCTTCACCGCCGGATAACGGCCGCGCAGTTGATTTTCTAGAGAGCTCGCCAGCTGGTGAAGTTTCGGGACAAGCGACTCCACCGGGCCGTCGGACGAGGTGAGGCCCACCAGAACAAACGTTCCCCCTCCCCGGCCCAGAAAGATCGGATCTCGCAGGTCGAGGTAGGACACTACTCCTGAAACGCCGGGTTGATCTTTCAGTCCTGCCGCGATGACATCTAACGCTTTCCCGCCTGCATCTGTGTCCGCTGGTGGAAGTCCCTGGATCACCAGGACCACACGGTCCACAAATGGCGACCGAAAACGATCGGCCAGCTCCTGCCGGACCGTCTCAGCCTGGCTCCCTTCGACACGGGTTGCGGTCTCCAGGTGGCGCTCTGCGTGAAAAGAGAAGGGAAGAAGTGCAATGGCTGCTGCCAAAACGATCCCCGACACCCAAAAACGGCGCACATGCATAGCATTGATCATGTCATACAAGATCGTTGTCACTGAAGCTCCGGGTATCGTTTGTATACACTTGCGCAGGACGGGCCTAAGATAGCTTTCTGAATTTGCTAAACTCTTCCCCGTCAGCTTAGGAGGATCAATTCGTACCCTACTGTTGCTTGCACTTCTTGTCGGTATCCAGCCTGGAGGGGCAGACCCTCGCGTTGGCTCCTGGACGCTCATCTCCGCGCAGTCCAGTCTGGATCCTCCGAATCGGCTGTCCATTACACCTCTCAAAGACGGGGCGCATGTAGTCATGTCTGGCGAAACCCATCTCGATTTCACTGCGAATTGGAATGGACACGAATCGTCCGCACCGGGCAATCTCGGGTTCAATCAAATTGGGCTGCGCAGGATTGATAAGAGGCAGGCGGAGGTCAAAGAAAAAAAAGATGGGACTACTGTTGCGACGGTTCGGGAAAAAATCTCGAATGATGGAAATGAGCTAACGACCACGACTTCGGCTACGGGCAAAGCCGATCAGATCACGGTGTGGACGCGAAGCGGAGGCGCGAAGGTCGCCAATAACCTCTTCGCAGGCGAGTGGACGCAAGATCTCAGTAAGACCCGTTTGCGGCAGGGTTCGGCGCTGAAAATCGAGCCGGACGGAAGCGGCGGGATCCGTTTTCTGGGCGATTTCAGCTATACCGCCCGCTTTGACGGAAAGCAATACGACCTGAAGAACTCGCGCAACGATACCGTGACCCTTGAACTTATCGATCCGCACACGGTGGACGCGATCTACCGACGGGACAACCAAGTCACTCAAAAGGACAGGTGGGTAATTTCCGCAGACGGGCAGCAGATGACACTATCCACCGCTGGCACGTTAGAAACGGGCCAGCGGGTAACTGAGAAGCTCTTGTTTAAGAAGCAGTAGCGGATAATGCATCTGGTAACGCTTCGGAGCAGTCCAGAATTGGATTGCCCCGTGGCACCTCGTCTGCCTCGCGAGGAGCGATCGAGATGATCCCCTTGCGATGCATGAATTTCAAAATGCCGTTGACCGTATCTTCCAGCGACGGATCCGCTTTGCCCCACACGGAGGCATCCCGGGCCATCTGATAAGAAGAGTTGTCATAGCGTTTGAACTCCATCGCTGAGATGTTGTCGACAGAGCCGACCAGAAAATCCAGTAGCGGGAAGAGAAGATCTTCCTTGCGGCATCTCCGGATTAGTTCGGGAACGAAATCGGGAAGGCTGTATGCTTCGAATTGCCGGCCAGTCGCCTGGGTAATCAGCCCAGTGATATCCATCATGTTGGAATAGTCGTCGCGCACGATGTGGTATGTCTTGTTCGCTGTGCCGGGTGTGGTGGAGATCGCAACGATGTTGTTCGCCACGATGTCGGCCGGAACAAAGCTGACCTGATTGAGTGTATCGACGCCAATGCCGTGGTTGACCATAAAAGCAACCAACCGAACAGCGATATCGAAGTTGTTGCCTCCTCCTGTGACCGAGGGGCTGACGAGAGCCGGTCGGAAGACACGCGCAGAAAGTCCCCGTCTGCGGGCGTCGAAGACCACCTGTTCCGCTACCCATTTCGATTGGCTGTAGCCGAAATCGAGAAGCTCCATGTCTTCGTTATGGTCGGTTTCATAGAGGACCGATTTGACCGCCCAGCCGAATACAAAGGTAGTCGAGACGTAATTGAACTCTTTGGGGCGTCCCTCGAAGGCCAATCTTACGACCTCATTGGTTCCCAGCACGTTTGCGTCGCGCATCAGGTCGTAGTTAAACAGGTAGTTTACGGTTGCACCGTTATGGAACACCGTGTCAATCTCACTCGCGAGGAGATCCCACACGTCCTGGGTGAGGCCCAGACTTGGCTGCCCGAGATCGCCGCAGACGGGGATCACGCGTTCCTCGAACATCTCCATAAGCTCTGCTTCGCATGGGCCCATTGACTCCATCGCAGCTCTCAGCCTTTGCCTGCCCTGATTTTCGTCGGAAGACCGGACAAGAACATGGATCTTCGCCCGTGTCTGTTCCAGCAGACTCTTCATAAGGAATGGCCCAATGAAGCCGGTCCCGCCCGTGAGCAACACGTGACCCGGCATTGGTGTGTCCGGCACGGGCGCAGGCACCGGAGGCTCGAAGACGAGCTTACGGTCGTTGGTCATCATCTCCTTCTCGGCGGCGCTCTGCTCTTCGCGGAAGGCCGCAAGGGAATGACGCAGATGAACGATGGCCTCTTCGGGAGCGTTCTCCAGCATCTCGGCCAGACCAAAGAGCTCGGCTACGCTGACACGTTGAATGACACCGATATCTACTTGCCGCGCCAGCATCTCGGCGCCTTTATCTTTCAGCAGCTCCTTGAGCTCATGCATGAACACAACAAGATCCAGGGAATCGAGGCCGGCTTCGACGAGGTTGTACGATTCCTGACCTGTCAGGTTGTACCTGGCCTTCAATTCGGCGAAAGAGGAGTTTGCGTAAGTTTCGGACGAGCAGTTTCCGGCATCCTTCTCCCGCGAAAAGTCGGAGAGAACGGTGAACTCACCTTGCAACCACATCTGCTTGGTCTTGTGGCGCATGATCTTACCCGAACTCGTTCTCGGGATCGCGCGTGGCGCGATGAGGGAGATGACGGCCACTTCTACGTTGAGGTAGTTCCGAACCGCGGCGGCAATCTTTCGTGCTTCAGGAAGGGACCTGGGATTTTTGACTTCGGCGACGATTGCCAGCGCAGGCTCGCTGTCTTCCTGAATCTGGAAGGCGGCGACGCAGTTGTGCCGGATCAGACCGGATGATTTCTCCACGACGTTCTCAATGTCATGCGGGTAATAGTTCTGTCCGCGGAGAATGATCATGTCCTTGATGCGGCTGCAGACGTAGAGCTCGCCATCGTGGAAGAATCCTATGTCCCCCGTACGGAGGTAGCCGTCGTCGTAGGGAGTATCGTCAACAAGCCGTGCTCGAAACTGCTTCAGAGTCAATTCCGGATTATTCCAATATCCCAGGCACTTGCCGCTTCCGGCGACCCAAATTTCGCCGATGCGGTCCGGCTTAAGGGCGAAGTGACCCTCCGGATCCACGATCTTCACGTCGAGACCCGCGAGCGGGGTTCCACAACTGACAATTTGTGTGGCTCCGTCAATTTCAGAGACCTCGGTCGTCATGCGGGCCTTCCCCAGCGCAAGGGCACGCTTGTTGACGGAGACGATGTTGCGACCGCCGAGGGTGACCGCCAGAGTATTCTCAGCCAGCCCATAGGCGACGTAGAAACTCTCGGACTTGAGTCCATAAGACTGAAACGCCTCTAGAAACCGGGTGTAGGTATCCGCCTTTACAGGTTCGGCGGCGCACATCAATACGCGAAGCGAGCTGAGATCACAAGCTTCCAAGCTGTCCTTGGAAAGCCTCCCGGCGCGGAGGCAATAGTCGTAGGCGAAGTTGGGGGCAGCGGTCGCGGTGGCACGGTAGGTGGTGATCGCATCGAACCACAGAATCGGCCGCTGAATAAAGTCCATTGGCGCGAACCCGTAGGTCGTGCCGCCTTTCAGCGCTGGATAGAGGTAGCACCCGATCAGTCCCATATCGTGATACTGCGGAAGCCAGGAAACGACGACCGGAGAGGGATGGTCGATCACGAGCGAATAGGTGTTTAAGATGTTTTCGTGCGTTACGATCACGCCCTTGGGCTCCATCGTCGAGCCCGAGGTGTACTGAAGAAACAGGATCTTCGAACGATCGGCATTCGCCCAGCCCGAAGTGGTATGCACGAAATCCTCTGTGGGGATCCATGGAAGGCTGGAGATGTAATCCACGTCAACGCCGGACGCAGAGACTCCGCTTCTGGCGAGATTCGTCTTCAGGGAAGCGTGGTAGTCCTTGCTCGTCAAGATCCCAGCCGCCTGGCAATCCTTAGCGATGTGGACCATCTTGTAGAGCGCGCTCTGGAACCCGCGCGAACTTGGGGGATAGACCGGAACCGGAATTAATCCGGCGCGCACGCAACCAAAGAACGCGCAGATCATCTCAAGTCCAGGTGGGTACGCGAGCAGAAGCCGATCGCCAGCCGCAAAACGGCCATCTTTCCGCAGATGTCCGGCTATCGCCTGCGCTCGTTGGAGGAACGACGCGTAGGTGTAGCTTTCGATTGGATCGCCGTTTACATCGAGATACGAATAGAGGAGTTTGTCCGGATGCTCATCCGCCAGCCTATCCAGGTTGTCTAAAATTGAAGCCAACATCAATCAGCGATCCTCCAAAGTTGAATAGGGCGAAAGTCGGTAAACGAAAAAACTCTTACCAGTGAACCAGGTGAAATACGGTTGAACTTTGAAGCGCGAACTTGAAATAGGAGCCGGCTGTGAGAATATACCCGTAATTTTTCTCGGCATAAGCGTCGCTCGACTCGCTGGAGAACGGCTGTTCCCCTCCTTACCGCAAAGGGCGCGAAAGAGACATGCGGAGCACCGCCAAACTTCATTGGTGCTTATGCTGAGGTCCCGTTCGTTACGGTTCATTGGTGGTTATATGTTAGCAAAGGATTGCAACAATACCAGTGTCATCATTTTCCACGTATGGGAAGTGGCACCCAGATCATGTCCATTCCCGAATTTCCTTGATTGTCCTTAATGGCTCGCACTAGAATAGTTCTAAGAGTAGACGGCGTGGCAATTTCGCTGCGGGTCACGGTCACAGACGTGGAATCGCGTCTGGCCGAATCACCATGATCGCGGGGGCGCCGATGAGGTTGGAATCCGATACGGTAATCGATCAAGAGCCGGATACAGTGGATCTCGTACAATCGGAAACCTCAGCATCGCCAACAAACGAACCGGCTAATTCATCCTCCTTTCCGAAGGTTCTGCGCCGCCGACTGGATAGTTTTTTCGCCGACCAGAAAATCTCTCCCAAAGCAGACCCCATGATGTGGGTCAAGATCGCTGTGGGCCTGGCAGTCCTGGCTGGTGCCTGGATCGCCCTGTATACGTTCAGACCCGGTTCCTGGAAGTTCGTTGCTCTCTATCTTTTAGGCGGCTTCGCACAGACATTCCTTTTGTTGAACATCGCTCATGACAGCAATCACAACGCCGTCTCGTCCCGGCCGCTCGTCAACAAATCCCTGAACTATATCTTCGATCTGTGTGGAATCAGCTCGTACATGTGGCGTTTCCTTCATCATCGAGGTCATCACTCCTGCATCAATCTCCATGGCGAAGATGATGCGCTCTCAGGACGCGGCATCCTTCGCTTTACGCCCCACGAGCCCCGGGCTCCCTGGCACCGATTCCAGCACATCTATGCGCTGTTCCTGTACGCGATGTTCTCTCTGGACTATGTGTTCGTCAGAGACTTCCAGCACTTTTTCCTCCCGACCCACGGATACCTGAAACGCGCCAAACACCCCATGCGCGAGTACGTTACCCTCTTCGCAGGCAAGGCCTTTTACCTCACGTACATGCTCATCCTGCCGGTGCTGGTGCTGGGAAAATCGCCTCTCCTGGTCGTCGGCGCGTTCCTTCTGGTCCATTTAGTCGTCGGTCTGTCCGTGACCCTAGTATTCCAGACGACACACACAATTGACAGCACTTACTTTCCCGCGGATCGTGGCGAGTTCGAAAACGGGGTGTATCACATTTTCGCGACAACAGCTGACTATGCAACGGAAAACCCGGTCGTCGGTTGGCTCGCCGGAGGGCTCAACCATCACATCATCCACCACCTGTGCCCTTTCGTCTGCCATACCCACTACGCTCCGCTGACCAGGATCGTGAAGCAGACCGCCGAAGAGTTCGGGGTCCCCTATCGGCAGCACCCCACTATGACCCGGGCAATCCGACATCATCTAATACTTTTGAAGCAACTGGGGAACGAAAACTGATTCTGTTTTATCTTTTACCTATGGCCTCGCTATTCCTTCCTACAAGTGACGTGAATTTCCCCGCGATTCAAGGCAGGTACCAGGGAGGCCAGGTATGACGACATCAACGCTTATCCCAGCCGTTTCCCGATTTCGCAGCTTTGCTGATTCTGTCGCAATGGCTCGCAATCCTGTGCCGGTTTTGGCCAAATACAACGAAACCTATGGCGACACCTTTCGGTTTTACTTGGGTGGTCTCAAGGAGGCGATCGTTACCATCGATCCCGCCATCATTCAGCATGTGTTGAAGACCAATGCGGAGAACTATCAAAAATCTGAAATTCAAGTAAAACGGATGGGCCACTTCCTTGGGAAAGGTCTTCTCACGACCCACGGAGAGCCCTGGCGTACCCAGCGGCGTCTCATCCAGAAGGGCTTTGATCGGAAGCAACTCGATGCGCTGTCCTCGATCATGCAAGACTCCTTGGCGGAGTCACTCCGTGATTTTGATAGACAAATCCAGGACGGCCCTGTCGACATCTACCCCCAGCTAATGAAGATTACCTTCGCGATGGTCGCCAGATCATTGTTTGGCGCGTCCTTGAAGGACGAAGACATCGATCTGGTCAGCCACACCATCTGCACTGTTCAGGAATTCATCGTTCGCCAAACCCTTCAGCCCTACCTGAATCCATGGTTCGCCGCCTCGGGCGAACTGCGCCGGCACGAAGAGATGCGGACGCGTGCCGACGCCGTCCTGATGGAATACATCAAAAAGCGCCGCAAGGAACCGCCCCGACCCGACCTGCTGCAGACTCTGATGGATGCCCGTTACACTGATGGCGAAGGTATGCCAGACGAGCTCATTCTGAGCGAGAGCATGCAACTTCTGGTTGCCGGCCATGAAACATCGTCGAATGCGTTATCGTGGCTTCTTTATCTTTTGAGCTCGCGTCCGGATTGTCTTGAAAAGGTGCGGCAGGAGTTTGATTCAGTGCTCGGCGAAGAGCCCCTGAGCCATGGCCATGTTCCAAAGTTCGAGTTTGCGACTCAGGTCATTCAGGAGGCACTCCGCCTCTATCCGCCGTTTTGGATGATTGACCGCATGGCTGTTGCAGACGACCGCGTTGGCGACGTCGCCATACCCCGCGGATCGATGGTCATTGTGTATGTGTACGGTGCGCACCATGCTCCGCGCCACTGGCAAGATCCTGAGGTTTTCGACACTGCGCGTTTCGTCAAAGCGAACGATAAGCTGCGTACGCCTTTTACTTACCTTCCCTTCGGCGGTGGCCCTCGAGGTTGTATCGGCGGAAATTATGCGATGCTGCAGATCCTCATGATCTTGAGCGATCTGCTCAGAAAATACGACTTCCAGCTGGCTCCCGGTCAAACGATCGAAGCTCGCCCGATGGTGATCCTGCGGCCGAAGCACGGAATTCGCATGACGTTCACCAATGCTGTCCCGTCTGCCTCGCGCATCACGACTCTAGTGTAGGGGCAGTTCAGAATTCTCGAGATCTAACTAGAACATCCGAACCGTAGTCAGGCATCGGTTCAGACGTGCGACAGCAGGCGTGTCTGAGGCGAGGGGCGCTGATTGAACCCCCGCCAGCGTGATCGTGAAGTCGTTTTGCGGAGCAGGGACCCAATTTTTGATTGGACGGAGTTATGCGAATTAGCAGCGGAAAGTGTAGTAGAAGGGCAACGTCGAGGCACACTCGTCCTGAACATACGACACTGCGGCAGCCGCAATTACGAAAAAGACGAGATGATGCGTTACCTTTACCCCGCAATCGCCGAGAGTTGCGTGGCAAATGGCTGCTTCGATCAGCAGTATCCGCGGGTTGCGTCTTTTAGACTACGAGCGATAGACCGATCGTGAGAATTAGCGCCATCACCGAGATGATCGTTTCACAAACGGACCAGGTCTTGATAGTTTGAATGACGCTCATCCCGAAATACTCCTTCACCAGCCAGAAGCCGCCGTCATTGACATGAGAGAAGATTAGCGAACCCGCGCCCGTGGCGATGGCGAGCAATTCGGGATGAACTCCTGGGCTATTCAAAGCGATTGGAGCCACAATGCCGGCGGCTGTCGTCATGGCTACGGTCGCCGATCCGGTTGCGAGGCGGAGCAGCGCGGCGAGAATCCAGGCTAGCAGGAGCAGAGGAACGTGACTATGCATCGCGAGGACAATAATCGCGTTGGATACACCGCTATCCTGCAGTATCCGCCCGAAGCCGCCGCCCGCGCCAACCAGGAGGGTAATAGTTGCGGTGGGGGCCAGGCATTCATTGCTGAAGCGGAGGATCGTTTCTCGTGAGAAACCCCTCATCGTGCCTAGTGTCACAAAGCTGAACAGTACACCGATGAGGAGAGCCAGATCGTCATTGCCGATCAGGTGCAATCCACCATTCAGAGCGCTTCCACGCACGGAAATAGCGTCGGCCCAACTCCCGATCAGCATCAGAAAGACCGGCAGCAGGATGCTGAATAAGGTGAGCCCGAAGCTTGGTAGGCTCCGTTCTTTATCGTGATCAGCGAAATCCTTCGCGATCGGATTCTCTGTCCCAAGCTGCACATGCGGCGCAATCAGCTTGGCGAAAACCGGCCCCGCGACCACCGCCGTCGGAACGCCAACGATCAATGCATAGAGAATCGTGCGACCCACATCCGCCTTGTAAATTGTTACCGCCAGAAGCGCCGCAGGGTGTGGCGGCACCAATCCGTGGACCACGGAAAGCCCAGCCAGCATGGGCAAGCCGACCAGGATAAGCGAAGTTCCTGTCCGCCGAACCACTGTAAACACGATCGGAATCAACAGAACGAAGCCTACCTCGAAGAAAGCAGGCAGTCCTACCAGGAACCCGATGACCACCATGGCCCACGGGATATTCTTTTCGCCAAACAGCCGGATGAGGGTATAGGCGATCTGGTCTGCGCCACCAGATTCTGCCATCATCTTCCCCAGCATTGTGCCCAAAGCCACCACGATCGCGATGTGCCCAAGCGTCGAGCCGACACCCATCTCAAAAGAATGGATCACCGTCGCAAGTGGCATTCCTGCAACCACGGCAAGAGATAAGGCAACGACAATGAGCGTGATGACTGGATTGAGTTTTACTACTGCAATCAGCAGAATCAGGCAAATCACCGATGCGAACGCGGAGATCAGCAAAAAGATACTGTGGTGATCGATCATCGGTGGATCAATTCCCCCGAGCCTTGTAGGCCACGCAATCGATCTCCACCTTGCAGTCGACAACCATGCTCGATACGACGCACGCGCGCGCTGGGGGATTTTCGCCGAAGTGTTCTTTGAAGACGGCATTGAATGAGGAAAAGTCGCGCGGATCTTCAAGCCAGACTCCACAGCGCACCACATGCTCCGGGCCATACCCGGCTTCGTTCAGAATCGATAGCAGGTTGCGAATTGCCTGTTGCGACTGGGCAACGATGTTGCCCGCGATGACCTCACCTTGAACCATCGGAACCTGGCCTGATACATACAGCCATCCGTCTGCTTCGACCGCTCTCGCAAAGGGGAGGTGCTGACCACCTGTACCCTTTCCGCCTTCTACCCCGTATCGCTTGATGCTCATCCCGAACTCCTTAAGATTGAAATACCAAATCATTTATTCAACTACTGACTGAATCATTGAATCCATGAACTGTCGCCACGAGGCAGAAAGCACCCCCCGCGAGCTCCCGTAGCTCCGTCGGCGGTATAGGAGAGAACGCCGTTCACCCATACAGCCGCGATGCCCTGGGCTGGACGTATCGGATCAGAAAACGTTGCCGTGTCAATGATCGTCTCCGGATCGAAGAGCACCAAATCGGCATGATAGTCCTTGCGTATCATTCCACGCCTGGCTAGCCCGAACCTTTGCGCCGGTAGTCCGGTCATCTTGTGGACGGCCTCTGGGAGCGAGAACAATCCTTCGTCGCGACTATATCGTCCCAGAACACGCGGAAAAGTGCCCCAGAGGCGAGGATGCGGTCTCGGGTCGTTCGGCAGGCCGTCGGAGCCGATCATAGTCGCCGAGTGGCGCAAGATCTGGCGCATGTCGTCTTCGGAGATGCTGTGATAGATCGCGCCAGCCGGTTGCAGTTGTTGTGCCGCCTTCAAATGGCTTGTCTGCCAGTGCTCTGCAATCTGCCTCAGGGATTGCCCGGCCACCTCCGGATGTGGCGTGCTCCAGGTAATCGTGATGTGAACCCGCTCATCCACCTGGCGAAGATCGAGCGTGCTTGAACCG
Coding sequences within:
- a CDS encoding nucleotidyltransferase family protein; its protein translation is MPVTVGMLAVNWLARFSKHSCTFQYKDARERMGHSGIGMSTKTRIESRVGAIVLAAGSSSRMGEAKQLLPLADSTVLERTLGNLIGSNVDEIVLVLGSSAETIRERLAESSTRQLRILVNPDYGQGMATSLRAGLAVLDKNIKAALIVLADQPFVRTKTFDRIIDQYRRSDAQIVIPMFQGFRGNPVLLDRSVFLEVMALRGDIGCRAIFGNHLDRIVKEEVNDVGILLDIDNKDDYERLRDFGPLGPPPSWLAMKLRHSAS
- a CDS encoding MMPL family transporter, producing the protein MTTILYDMINAMHVRRFWVSGIVLAAAIALLPFSFHAERHLETATRVEGSQAETVRQELADRFRSPFVDRVVLVIQGLPPADTDAGGKALDVIAAGLKDQPGVSGVVSYLDLRDPIFLGRGGGTFVLVGLTSSDGPVESLVPKLHQLASSLENQLRGRYPAVKLELTGEIPLNFDIRKASAADVQRGERLVIPATLALLLLAFGSLMAAFIPLAVGQLAIATTLAITGLLAQRWHLSILVQNLATMLGLGLGIDYALLMVSRFREAISAGHSGPEASVIAARQAGHTLLISASTVAIGFLALLTVPISEIRSIGIAGFLVAGMSVLLTNTLVPAVLALLGTRINLGRLPFTPKLDADRAARTGDRWRRWGKVIVAHPWIALLVAGTPLLLLAWQARHLDTSLPRGDWLPKTAESVHALNTLEQMDRDGVVESLRVIVELPTDSIAQTDAGWNVLDRLTKRLASDPRCDRVISITTLAEGNQSSLNGLSRETRRTFLSSDGRAALLELIPKGSVSLRDQVTWVRELRKTGAPALTGVPGATLLVGGIPALNADYETIIKDRFPSVTALVVGGTLLALLCGFRSIFAALKAIALNLLSVAASFGALVFVFQDGHGSRFLGVPGGTGSVFPLVPIVAFAIVFGLSMDYEVFLVARVLEARRSGLSEMDAIPEGMARTAGLITSAAAIMIVVFAAFTIGDFLVVKMIGFTLAIAVFIDATLVRIVIGPALLRIAGDWNWWPGGLATARREPVTTSRE
- a CDS encoding fatty acyl-AMP ligase, whose product is MLASILDNLDRLADEHPDKLLYSYLDVNGDPIESYTYASFLQRAQAIAGHLRKDGRFAAGDRLLLAYPPGLEMICAFFGCVRAGLIPVPVYPPSSRGFQSALYKMVHIAKDCQAAGILTSKDYHASLKTNLARSGVSASGVDVDYISSLPWIPTEDFVHTTSGWANADRSKILFLQYTSGSTMEPKGVIVTHENILNTYSLVIDHPSPVVVSWLPQYHDMGLIGCYLYPALKGGTTYGFAPMDFIQRPILWFDAITTYRATATAAPNFAYDYCLRAGRLSKDSLEACDLSSLRVLMCAAEPVKADTYTRFLEAFQSYGLKSESFYVAYGLAENTLAVTLGGRNIVSVNKRALALGKARMTTEVSEIDGATQIVSCGTPLAGLDVKIVDPEGHFALKPDRIGEIWVAGSGKCLGYWNNPELTLKQFRARLVDDTPYDDGYLRTGDIGFFHDGELYVCSRIKDMIILRGQNYYPHDIENVVEKSSGLIRHNCVAAFQIQEDSEPALAIVAEVKNPRSLPEARKIAAAVRNYLNVEVAVISLIAPRAIPRTSSGKIMRHKTKQMWLQGEFTVLSDFSREKDAGNCSSETYANSSFAELKARYNLTGQESYNLVEAGLDSLDLVVFMHELKELLKDKGAEMLARQVDIGVIQRVSVAELFGLAEMLENAPEEAIVHLRHSLAAFREEQSAAEKEMMTNDRKLVFEPPVPAPVPDTPMPGHVLLTGGTGFIGPFLMKSLLEQTRAKIHVLVRSSDENQGRQRLRAAMESMGPCEAELMEMFEERVIPVCGDLGQPSLGLTQDVWDLLASEIDTVFHNGATVNYLFNYDLMRDANVLGTNEVVRLAFEGRPKEFNYVSTTFVFGWAVKSVLYETDHNEDMELLDFGYSQSKWVAEQVVFDARRRGLSARVFRPALVSPSVTGGGNNFDIAVRLVAFMVNHGIGVDTLNQVSFVPADIVANNIVAISTTPGTANKTYHIVRDDYSNMMDITGLITQATGRQFEAYSLPDFVPELIRRCRKEDLLFPLLDFLVGSVDNISAMEFKRYDNSSYQMARDASVWGKADPSLEDTVNGILKFMHRKGIISIAPREADEVPRGNPILDCSEALPDALSATAS
- a CDS encoding fatty acid desaturase family protein translates to MMWVKIAVGLAVLAGAWIALYTFRPGSWKFVALYLLGGFAQTFLLLNIAHDSNHNAVSSRPLVNKSLNYIFDLCGISSYMWRFLHHRGHHSCINLHGEDDALSGRGILRFTPHEPRAPWHRFQHIYALFLYAMFSLDYVFVRDFQHFFLPTHGYLKRAKHPMREYVTLFAGKAFYLTYMLILPVLVLGKSPLLVVGAFLLVHLVVGLSVTLVFQTTHTIDSTYFPADRGEFENGVYHIFATTADYATENPVVGWLAGGLNHHIIHHLCPFVCHTHYAPLTRIVKQTAEEFGVPYRQHPTMTRAIRHHLILLKQLGNEN